Within the Candidatus Aminicenantes bacterium genome, the region TCATCGACGGAGCTCCTTGGGATTCCGAGGTCCGTTCCCCTCTCCGGATGCCCGGGCTGAAGGTCAAGGAAGGCGACTACATCATGGCGGTGAACGGAGAGCTTCTCGATGTCCGCCAAGATCCATGGGCGGCTTTCGAAGGGCTGGCCGGCCGAACGATCGAGCTGACCATCAACGGCAAGCCGGGCTTCGAAGGGGCTCGAAAGATCGTGGTCAAGACGCTCGGCGATGAAACGCGCCTCAGATATCTGGCCTGGGTCGAATCCAACCGGAAGCGCGTTGAAGAAGCGACCCAAGGGAAGATCGGCTATATCTACGTGCTCAACACCGGGACCGACGGACAATCCGAATTGATCCGACAGTTAGCCGCCCAGTACAAGAAGGACGGACTGATCATCGACGAGCGGTTCAACGGCGGGGGACAGATCCCCTACCGCTTTATCGAACTGCTCGATCGGAAACCGCTGGCGTTCTGGGCGGTGCGGGACGGAATGACGTGGCAAGTGCCTCCCCTCGCCAATTTCGGCCCCAAGGTCATGCTGATCAACGGCTGGAGCGGGTCCGGGGGCGACGCCTTCCCGGACTTTTTCCGGAAAGAAAAACTGGGCCCGCTCGTCGGGATGAGGACCTGGGGCGGCCTGATCGGCATAACCGGTTCGCCCAGCTTGATCGATGGCGGGACGGTCACGGTGCCGACGTTCCGAATGTATGACCCGGACGGAAAATGGTTCAAGGAAGGCCACGGCGTCGATCCCGATATCGAGGTCATCGACGACCCCGCCCAATTAGCTAAGGGCGTTGATCCGCAGCTCGAACGGGGGATCCAGGAAATCCTGAAGCTCCTGGAGAAGAATCCGCCGGTCAATCCGAAACAGCCGGCTTACGAGAAGAGGTGAAGGATCGCTTCATCCGACGATCGATTCGCTTATAAGGGAAAGACTATGTGCATCATGAAAAATAAAAAATTGATTATGGGGGCCCTCATAATCACATGGGCGGCCCTGTCGGCCGCGGCCGCGGAGACGCGGCTGCTTCGCTACCCGGACATCCATAAAGACCAAATCGCCTTCTGCTATGGCGGGGACATCTATACCGCCTCTGTTAACGGGCAAAACGTCCGACGGCTCACGTCCTTACCGGGGGAGGAGCTCCTGCCGAAGTTTTCGCCCGATGGAGAGCAGATCGCTTTCACGGCGGAGTTCGAGGGGAACAAGGAAATCTATGTGATGTCGGCCCATGGCGGGAAGCCTCGGCGGTTGACCTTTCATCCCGCGGATGAATATGTTGTCGACTGGCACCCGGATGGAACCCATATTCTCTTCCGTTCCAACGGCAGCAGCTTCAGCTACAGGTTCAACCGGCTCCATTCCGTGCCGGTTCAGGGGGGACTTCCTGCGGTGCTTGAACCCGCGGAAGCGGATTTGTCCAGCTATAACGATCAGGGGGATCAAATCGCGTTTTGCCGGACCAGCCTCGAGACGCTGCCTTGGAAAAGGTACCGTGGCGGCGCCGGACCGAGTATCTGGACATTTGATTTCAAAACCCACAAGTCCGAGCTGGTCGTCGATGACGCCTCGATCAATCATCATCCCCTCTGGATCGGGGATGCCATCTATTTCGTCAGCGACCGGGGCGAAGCCAAGGAGCAGAATCTGTGGGCTTACGATTGCCGAAGCCGAGCCGTCCGGCAGCTGACCTTTTATAAGGACTGGGGCGTCAAATGGCCGAGCCGGGGCGGCGGGAAGATCATCTACGAGAACGAGGGCCGGCTCTGCGTCTATGACGTGAAAACCGGGCGCATCTCCGCTATCCGGATCGAGATCGGGCTTCCCGACGGCTTCCTCACACCGACGGTTAAGAACGTCCAGGACAAGATATCCTCCGTCGCCCTGTCGCCCGACGGGAAGAAGGTGATTGTGGGCGCCAGGGGCGAGCTGTTCGGCCTGGACCCCGAAAAGAAGATCACCCGCAACCTGACCGAAACGCCCGGCGTCAACGAGCGAGCCGCGGTCTGGAGTCCGGACGGCCGATCCTACGCCTACATCTCGGATCGCTCCGGCGAGGAACAAATCTATGTTCAATCGGAGGAAGGCGGTGGGCCGCCGGTCCAGGTCAGCCGCTGCGAGCCGTCGAAGCTGGGCGGGCTCAATTGGTCGCCCAACGGCAATAAAATCGGATATTCCGACAAACGGGCCGCCTTCTATGTCATCGACCTGGAGACTCGGGAAACCCGGAAGATATTTTTTAACGAGTATTTCGCCAGTGAGCGGTACGTGGCGGCGGCCTGGTCTCCCGACAGCCGGTGGCTGGCCTACGAGGTCGGCAATCCCAACTGGTGCAGCTCCATCTTTCTATATTCCTTCGATGCCGACCGGGCCTTTCGGGTGACCGACGAATCGTCGAGCGCCTATAACCCCCGCTTCGATCCGGACGGAAGATACCTCTTCTGGATCGCGGACTGCGCCGTCGAGGTAGCGGATTCCTACGGCGATGAAGACCATCATATGCTCAACCCCTCCAAGATCGTCGTCGCCACGCTGCAAAGAGACCGGCTCTCCCCGTTCTCTCCCGGCGGGGGAGGCGTCCCCGGCCCGGGGAGCCCGGCCGCCTTTCCGATCCGGATCGACGTCGACGGCTTGGGGCAAAGGATCACGACTCTGCCCGTCGCCAATTCGAATTATCGGGATCTGACGGCCCGCTCGGGGCGGTTGATCTACCGCTCCGAACCGGACGGCGGCGAGCCGGCCGTCAAGATCTTCGACCTGGCTGGGCCAAAGGAATCGACTCTGTTGAACGCGGGCTATGCCGTCTATCCGGCCGCCCGCGCGGACAAGCTCCTCTATTCCGGCTCCGGCCGGGTCGGCCTGCTCGACATCCGGGCGGATCAAAAAGCCGGCGACGGGCTTATCGATCTGAGCGGCCTGCGCATGACGGTCGATTATCGGCAGGAGTGGCGGCAGATGTTCACCGACGCCTGGCGCATCCAGCGGGATTTCTTTTTCGACGAGAAATTGCGCGGCGTCGATTGGGAGGCGATGAAAAGGAAATATGAAGTTTTCCTGCCGGATGTGGCTTCGCGCCGGGATCTCAACTCCCTGATCGAGGACATGTTTGCGGAGCTGGGCCAAAGCCACGTGGAAATCAATGGCGGTGAAGGGCCGAGCCTGCCCGTCCACAAAAACGGCTTGCTCGGGATCGATCTCGAATTCGATCGAGCGCACCGGCTTTATAGGATCACCAGGATCTATCGCGGGCGGAACTGGGACGCGGATAGGGTCAGCCCCTTGACGCTGCCCGGCCTGAATATCAAGAGCGGCGACTATCTCTTGGCGATCGACGGGACTCCTTTGGAGGAGCGGGTGAATCCCGATTCCCTGTTGGTGGACAAGGCCGGCGAAAACACGGTCCTGACGATACACGATAAGCCCGTCTGGGCGGGGGCCCGAACGATGACGGTTAAACCCGCGTCTTATTCGGCCCGCCAAGGCGATCTGCTGCGATACAACGATTGGGTTTTGAGCAATATGGACGCGGTGAACCGGGCGAGCGGCGGCAAGATCGGCTATCTGCACATTCCCGACACCTACTATCCGGGGATAGAGGCCTTTTTCCGCTACTTCTATGCCCAGATTCATAAAGAGGGACTTATCGTGGACATCCGCTTCAACAGCGGCGGCTATTCCCCCTATTGGATGATCGAGCGCTTGAACCGTTCGATGATTTACTATTCCCGCATGCCCTATGGCAAAGCCCCCATCAAGGAGCCGGGGCCGGGCTTTTTCGGCTTGAAGGTCTGCTTGATCAACGAATGGGCCGAGTCGGGGGGGGAGAATTTCGCCTCGATCTTCCGCCTTTTGAAGAGCGGCCCGCTCGTCGGCCGCCGGACGGCCGGCAACCTGGCCTCGGCGAGGGACTATGCCCTGATGGACCGGGGGGTGGTCACATATCCCGCGGAGGGCAAGAAGACCGTCCGCGGCGAGGATTTCGTCGAGAACGCCGGAGTTTCTCCGGATATCAAGGTGGCGAACCGGCCGGAGGATTTCGTCCGGGGCATAGACAGGCAGCTGGAGCGGGGCGTCCAGGAGCTCCTGAAGCAACTGGCCAAAACGGGAAAGGATCATTGACGGCATCGGCTCGCGGGCCGCTTGCGCGCCGTTGGCGACGGTCTTTTTATTGACCTCCCGGCCTCGCGGGGTTATAATGAGATGAGGCCATGAACGTATGTCGTCTCTTCAGATCGCCGAACCGGTTGTATCCGTCCCCGTCCGGGCCTCGGTCCGCCCGACCCTGATTTTCGATTTCGACGGCACCCTGGCCGACACCCTCTCCGCCATCGTCGGGATGGTCAACGAGCACGCCGACGAGTTCCACTTCAAGCCGCTTGACGAGAACGACGTGGAGGAGATGCGCGGCCAATCCAACATGGAGATCATCCGCCGGTTCGGCATTCCGCTGATCAAGGTCCCCGGTCTGCTCCTGCGCTCGCAGAAGGAGCTCCACCGCCGGATGAACGAAATCGATCTCTTTCCCGGCATCCGCGAGCTCATCCTCTGCCTTAAGGCCGAAGGTTTCGGGCTGGGGATTCTGACCTCGAACTCGAAGGAAAACGTCCAGAAGCTCCTCCGCGAGCGCGACTTGGACGTTTTCGACTTCATCCATTCCGAATCCAACCTCTTCGGCAAGAATCGGGCCCTTCACCATCTGATGAAGCTCCATAGCCTGAAACGAGAAGAAGTGGTCTATGTGGGCGATGAGGCGCGGGACATCGAAGCCTGCCGCCGCATCCCGGTTGCCGTCATCGCGGTGAGCTGGGGCTTCCACCGCCGCGATCTGCTCCTGGGCCGCGATCCCGATTACCTGGTCGACACGCCGGACGAGATCCGATCCATCGTCTTGGGCTGAAGCCCCGCTCGTCGGGGGATGATCCGAAGCCGATACGGCGCCTCGAGCATGGATTCCTTTGAAATCTGCTCGAGCGAGATGTTCAGCAGGTATAAACTCAGGCCTCGCGTCTGGTAGACGGCCGCCGGCCGGAACACCAGTGTTTTCGTCTCCCCGTCGGTTCGATCCGCGAGGAGCGGCACGTCGAAGAGGGACATCGAGGCCCGGTGCGACCCCTTGAGGGATCCGTAGTTGAGCTCGATCGTAGTCAAAGGCTCGCGAGAGGCGAAATAGATCGTATACGACTTTGGGAAATGGAGATACAGCGAGCCGTCGGGTCCGGGAATAACACCCGAACCCGCTTGCTCCAGATAAAACCCCAGCCGCCCGCCGCTCGGGAAATCAACCTTATGCGCGGCCGATAAGGCCGGCCGGGGAAAGGCCGTCCACATGGCGAGGGCGCCCGTCAGCAGGAGGGCGGCAGTACCGGTATGGAATCCCGGCGACAACGGCTTTGTCGCCTTACGCCCGAAGACTAGGTAGGCAGCGACGAACAGGACTAGGATCCCCACCCAGACGAGATTCGGAAGATAGCCGCGGTTTTCAACTTTAATGAACGACGGAAGGAGCGGCGGCAGGTAGAAACGCATATTGCTCAAGTGGATGAATAAATCGCCGGCCCGCCGCGTGTAGTCGTGGGTCGTCGGCTGGTAGAGAAACTGGGGATGGGTCAGGAGAATTCCCGAGATCGCCGCCCCCGCGGCCGCGGCCAGTCCGAACAGCCAGCGGAAGACGCGGTTTCCGGTATAGGCTAGGAAATAGCCGACCGCGACGGCGCCGATCCAGGAGATGGGCGTCAGGACGCGGCCCTGCGGGCAGAAACCCTGGCGATGGGTGAAAAAGGCGTAGTTGAGGACGAAGGGGGAGGCGATGAGAAGCAGGCGGATCAGCTCGCCGCGCGCTTTCCGACCCATCTCCACGAATCCCAGCAGGGCGAACAGCCAGAACGGGGCGTAGAGGAACAGCCCATCCCGTTGGTCCAGGAAATAATCCAGGAACGTGTCGACGCGGGCCGAGTGGGGCAGGTCCATGAACGACTTGGTGATGGCCTGGGCTTGCTGGCCCGTGATGGCCCCTTCATAAACCGCGAAAGGCGAGATCGTCCCGTACATCGTCCAGACGCCGAAATAAAACAGCACTAGGCCGAGCAGGGCGGGCCCGACCAGCCACAGGATCTTGGCTCGGGGGCGCTGGGTTTTCCAAAGATCGAACGCCGCGACGGCCAGCAGCGGCCAGAAGATCAGGTTATATTTCAGTCCGAACCAGAAGAACGATCCGAGCAGAAGGCCCAGGAAGGCCAGATGCAGGGATTTCAGGGCCCGGCCGGACCGGACCATTCGGTAAATGTAAATCGAGAAAAGGGCGATCGGGATTTCGGGATACAGATGGACGGCGTAGAAAAGAACGGGCGTGCTGAAGGCATAGACCGCCCAGAGCCCGAGAGCCAAGCCCTCGCGCTTCCAAAGTTCACGGGCCAGGAGATAGAGCTGCAATCCCAGCAGAACGGCCCAGATGATCAGGCTGCCCTTGAGGATCGCGGTCCGGGCGAAGCTGTCGCCGAAGGCTTGGCCGAGCGTGTAGAAAGGAACCATCAGGGCGGAGACGCCCGGCAGGTTGATCGGGTAAACATGGCCCGGCCCCTTTTTGCCTTCCCGGGCGTACATCCCGAGCCGCAGGCGCGGGTCGGCCTTTTGCGAATAGAAGTGGAAATAGTCCCGCTCGGCGTAATTGTTGGCCAGGTTGATGTCGTGGTCGCTGAGCAGGCTGTCGGCGTTGAGGAGATAGTTGGGCTCGTCGCCCGAGAAGGTGACGCCTTCGCGGACGAGGAGGACGGCCGCTCCGGCGTAAAGCAGGAACGCGGCCAGGCCGAGGACGAGCAGGCGGCGCCGGATCGGGAGCGCCAGGAAGCGGCGGCCGATCCCGCGCTTCTTCTTCTTCGCCTTGGGTCCCACGGGCAGGCTCCGGCGCTCGGCCAGGCCGAGGTAGACCGCCGCGGCCAGGGCGAAGGCGAGGCACAACCAGAGGCGGATCCGGAAGTCGTCGCGGCTCAGGAAATCGCGGAGCAGGGCGGGGGCGAAGAGCAGCCCGGCCAACGGCCAGAGGGCCAGGGCGCCGGCCCGGAACCGCTCCTCCTCGGGCCGGCCCGAGGCCAGGCTTTCCGATCGGGCCAGCAATTGGAGGCTCAAGGCCAAGCCGAAGAAGAAGGCCGCCCAGAGCGCCAGCAAGGGAAACCAAAGTCGCCCCTTCACCAGCAGGCCGTGGCCGAGGATGCTGAAGGCGGGCGATTGCCGGAGCAGAGCCAGCCAGAGGGTCAGCCCGCCCGATGCGGCCAACAGGATGCCCACGGCCGCGGTCGAGGAGGGTTTCCGCATGGAACCGTGTATAGACCAGTTGATAGGTCAAGTCAAGGCACGGCCCGGGCGGCGGCGGGTTTGAGGCGGCCGGGAAATATGGTACATTCCCCCCGAGGAAAACGCCCATGCCGAGCAAGCGCGACCGCAAAGTGATCGTCATCATGCCGGCCTACAACGCCGAAAAAACCCTGCCGCGTACGCTTAACGATATCCCCATGGACTGGGTGGACGAGATCATCCTGGTCGACGACCATAGCCGCGACGGAACCGTCGCTCTGGCCCGGGATCTGGGGCTCGAGGTCTTCGTCCATCCGGCGAACCGGGGCTACGGCGGAAACCAGAAGACCTGCTACACCGAGGCCCTCAATCGGGGCGGCGAGATCATGGTCATGATCCACCCCGACCACCAGTACGACCCGACCGTCATTCCGCAGATGATCCAGCCGATCCTGGAGGGCCGCTGCGATGCGGTCTTCGGGTCGCGCATGCTGGGCGGCCGACCCCTGGAAGGCGGGATGCCCAAGTGGAAGTACTTGGCCAATATCTTCCTGACGGCGGTCGAGAACGCCACCTTCTACATGTACCTCACGGAGTACCATTCGGGGTTGCGGGCCTACTCGCGCCGCTACCTGGAAACCGTCAAATTCATGGCCAACTCGGACGACTTCGTCTTCGACTCCGAGATCATCGCCCAGGGCGTCCTGCACGGGATGCGGATCCGCGAGATTCCCATCGAGACCCGCTATTTTGAGGAAGCCTCGCAGATCGGGATGGGGCGGTCGATCGTCTACGGCCTGTCGATCCTCAAGACCCTGCTCAAGTTCAAGCTGCACAAGAAGGGGATTCTGAAGTTCGCGATATTCAATTAACAGGATGGCTCTCTTCCATTCTGTTTGGCCTGCATCTTGGTATCCGGCCCGGCGGCGCGGGTTTTTCGCGCCTTCCTCGCGCTACTCTTCTCGGCGCCTGCGGAACTCCGCATACCAGTCCTTACTGGCTTACATGACTTCCCACTCTGTCTCGTTTTCGTTCGATCATCGCGTGCTCAAACATCCCGCGGCGCCCGTTGGGTACCCTCGAAGAGGTGCGCAGGAAGTCTAAACCCGCGCGGTTTCGCCGTTGGCCGGATACCAAGCCGCCTGACCATCCCAAACAGAATGGAAAAGAGCCGAACGATTAAATCGGGCTGAGCGCGAACTGGTAGGGGAAATCGATCGTCTTGGCCCCGGACAGATTTTTGATCCCGATCGAGACGCGGTAGACGTATTCGCCGCCGCGGCGGTAGGCTGGGGGCGCTTCGAAAACCCGCATATCCAGCGCGTGTTTGGTGATGTACGTCTCGGCTTTGTCGTCCCAGAACCCCAGCCGCAGCTCGTAGTCGCCCTGGCCCGACCCAAAGTCGATGCGCAGCTTGTCCAGACGGGTCGGCGAAGCGAAATAGAAATCGTAGTCCCGCCCGTCCTCGAGCAGGGAGAATCGAGCCGGCTGATGCATATGGGCGACGCGGGAGAGGTTGTAAAAGGTCCAGGTCGGCCCGCCGGGGAGAGCAGCCGGCGCGGGAGCGAAGAGGACCAGCCGCGGCACGGCCGTAAACCAGACGAAGAAGAGGGCTAGGACGATCGCCGTGATGCCGAGGTGGCCGGCGAAGGGCAACCGCTTTGCTTTTTTGCGGGCCAACAGGAACACGGCGATGAACGCGGCCGTGATCGCGGGCCAGACGAAGTTCGGCGTCCAATGCCAGTCCTCGACCTTGAGGAACGAAGGCAGAATCTTGGGCAGGGAGAGATGGAGATTGCTCAGGATGTAGAAAAGATCGCCTCCCCGATCCGTGGCGCCTTGAGTCGTCTCCTGATAGAGCGCCAGGGGATTTTGGAGGAGAAGCCAGGTGATGAGCAGGCTTAGTCCTGCGGCGGCGTTGAAGAGCCCCGCGAAGATACGCTTGCGCTCGGAAGCCAGATAGGCCCCCAGAAAAAGAATCGGCGCCCAGATCGCGGCGACTAGGGTCCGGGCTTGCGGGGCATACCCCGTGCGCTGGGTCAGGAAGGCCGAAACCAGCGCGTAGGGTGCGGCGATGGCCAGGATGAGCCAAGCCTGCTTGGATTTCTTCCGGGCCATCTTGAAGAAGCCCAGGAAGGCGAAGAAATAGACCGGGGCGTAGAGCAGAAGCCCATCGCGCTGATCGAAGAAATAGCCGGCCAGCGTTTCCAGCCGATAGCGGAACGGGATCCCGGACCAGAGCATCTTGAGGAAGCCCAGCGTCTGCCTGCCGTCCATCGGTCCCTGCCACGAGACCGAAGTCGGATTGAGCGAACCGTAGAGCTTGTAGGAGAACCAGAGGTAGAGAGCCGCCAGCACGGCCGGAATGACGAGAAACGCGGCCCAGTCGCGAAGCGGCGTCTTGCGGCGAACGAGCGTCCAAACGCAATAGAGGAAGAGCGGTATCAGGATGAAGATGTACTTGAGGGCGTGGAACCAGACGAAGGCCGGCAGGAGGAATCCACACAGCAGAAGCTTCGCGGTCGTCAGGCGCTCCGAGAAGCGGAAGAGCCGGAAGACTGTGATCGAGAACAAAGCCACCACGATTTCCGGATAGACATGGAGCGAGAAGAAAAAGACCGGGGTCGTGAAGGAGGCCAGTGCCCACAGCCCGAGGGCGAGCCTCTCCCGCCCCCATTCCCGCCGGGCGTAGAGGTAGATCTGCAGGCCGAACAGCCCGCCCAGGAGGGTCATGGCGAATCGGAGCAGGAGGACGAGAGCGCTTTCGCTCAGTCCGCGCCCGAGGGCATAGAAGGGCAGCAGATAGAACGAGACGCCGGGCGAATGGAAGGAGTATTGGCCGCCGGGTTTTCTTCCGGCCAGGGCGTGCGGCCGGATGACGACGTTGTCCGGCGTGAATTCGTGATAGTCGGCCTCGGCGTAATTATTGGCCAGGTCGAGATCGCCGTCCCGGAGCAGGCTGACCGTGTTGATGATGTAATGCGGTTCGTCTCCGGAAAAGGTGATGCCCTTGGAGGACAAAATGACGGAAGCGCCGTTGGTAACCAACAGGGCCGTTAGGAACAAAAGCGGCAGCTTGCGTTTGACGTCGAGAGCCAGGAATTTAGCCCAAGCCCCCTGCCACCGCGGCGGGTGATCGGGCGCGACTTCGCGCCAGCGGACGATCTTGAGATAAAGGACGGCCATAAAAACGACCGTGAGCCATAAGCCGAGCCGCGCCGCCAGGTCCTGATGCGTCGTGTAATGCCGCAAGGCCATCGGCGTCAAGGCCAGGAAGAGGAGGGGCGCCCAGGTTCCCACATCGAGATCGATCGCTTGCTTGTAGGGAAAGCCGGTGGCTCGGGCCATGAAATGGGAGGCCAAGGCCCATAGCCCCAGAAGGAAGACGAAAATCACCGCGGCCGAGACGGCCAGAAGCCCGGGGGCGACCTTCAGCGCATGAGCGGAAAACCGGTAGGAGCTTGCGGCCTGCCGGAGCTGCAGAACGCCGGCGACGAGGATGGAAAAAAGAGCGAAGACCGGCAGGCGCAGGGACGAAGGAAGCTTCGACACACCGTTTTTATGAAAACGGTGTAAGCGGCTCATGCGGGGATGATGGATGAGAGTACTCATAAAGTCAAGCCGACGGAAATCGGGTATAATCCGGCCGTGGATGCGCCGCGGACCGTCTTTCTCGAGCTGACCAGCCATTGCAACATGCACTGCGAATTCTGCCCGTCCGACATCCTGCGGCGGGAGAAAGGGACGCTGGCCGCATCCGTCGCGGATCGCTTTCTCGACCAGCTTCACGCTCTCGATATGCGCCCGCCCATCCTGCTCAATGTGCTGGGCGAGCCGCTCCTCAACAAAGCCGTTTTTCCCCTCCTCGACCGGCTGGAGCGGGACGGCCATCTCGTCACGCTCATCACCAACATGACCCTCCTGACCGATCCGCAGGTTCGGCGCGAGCTTCTGCGCCACTCCAACCTGACCCTGGCCTTGAGCCTTCAGACCGCGACTTCCGAAGCCTATCGGATGCGGGGCTACCCGCGGATGCCGTTCGATGAGTTCTTCGGGCTCGTCTTCGAGGTCATCGAGGACAAGTTCCGGCTGGCCAGCGGCACCCGGCTGGAGATCCACATCGCATCGAGCTATGTCGTGGCCCATGACCCGACCATCCAAAGCGATATTCCCCTGCGGCTCTGGCCCAATTTCGCCGACGAGAAGGCCGAGCGCCGCTGGATTCGGAAGACCCTGCGGCGGCTTGAAGCCTTCGGCCGGCGGATGAGGCGGACTTACCCGGAGGCTTATGCCGGCGAGAAGTCCCGGATCGAATCCCTCTACAAGGACCAGATTGGGACGAAGATCGCCGTCTCGCGAAAGGCCCTGCCCGCGGATTTTCACCGCCTGAAAGACGAGGTCTTCTGGGGCTATATGGTCATGCCCCATACGCTCCTTGTCTTCAAGTCGTTCGAGCTGTGGACCCGCGACGAGGCTTTCCTGCGGCGGGCGCTCCCCCCAGGCACGGTTTTCTATGTCGAGGAGAATCCCGGACCCTGGGCCTGCCCGATGACGGAAAGCTTCGGGCTGCTGGCCGACGGGACCTATGTCCTCTGCTGCCTCGACTACGAAGGCGAGATGCATCTGGGCGGCATCGCCTCCACACCCATCGCGGACTTCCTGGGTGGAGAGAGGCGGGCGGCGCTGCGGGCCGACGCCATGATCGAGCCGGTCTGCCGCCGCTGCAAAGGCAACCTCTTCGTCTTCGATGCCGCGCCGCTCCTCGGGACCGAGCAGAAGGTGGATAAGCTCGGCCGAGGCTGGTGGCCGCATGAGTCTGCCTTGCATGGCCGGGGAGGGAGCTGGACCAAGGGCGAGGCGTGGGCCTACGCGTTGGCCCGAATTCCGGCCAAAGCGCTTCGTCTCCGCTTTCTGTCGACCTTCCCCGATGACACGGCCTTCAAGCTGGAGATCCGGACTTACGATGAGCAGGCCATAGCGTTCGGGCTCGGTCCCGTTTTCGAATTCCGGGGCCGGAAAGGGTTGGCCGTCGAGTTCCGGGCCGCGTTCGACTTTCAGCCGGGACGGCTCTACCGGATCGATCTTCTTTCGCCCACTTTCGCCCCCGGCGTCGGCGATCCCCGCCGCCTCGGGCTGGCTGTTTACGAAATCAGCCTCCTGGCTTGATTTAAACCCGAGGCCGGCGTTTTTCGTATGAATCCATGCCCTTAGGGAGGCGTGCGCGTTCTTCGGCCGCCCCCGGACCCAGGAGGAAGACCATGATCCGGAAAACGACAATCGCGGCCGTGCTGGCCGTCCTGATTTTCGCCTCGACCGCCGCCTCCCAAGAGCGGCCGGCCATGAACCTGACCCTTGAGGAGGCCATCGCCAAGGCCCTGAAGAACAACCTCAACGTGGCCGTGGAGATGTTCACCCCCGAGCTGGCCGGGCATTCCCTCGACCGAGCCCGGGAGGCCTTTCTTCCCAGCCTCAAGATGACTTACGGCAACAACCGAAACGAAAACCCCTCCTACTGGTGGCTGTCCGGCTCCGGCACGAACATCGACCGCATGGCCAATTACGCCGTTTCGGTCGTCGAAGCCATCCCCACGGGCGGATCCTTTTCCTTGTCCCTGCAAAACTACAGGTCCGAGACCAACCAGGCCTTTCAGCTGATCAACCCCCGCTACGGCAGCACCCTGCAGATGGACTTCACCCAGCCTCTGCTCAAGAACTTCGGCCCCAAGGTGGCCCGCCGCCAGATCACCCAGGCCCAGGCCGGTGTCGAGATCGCCGACAGCCAGCTCCGCAACACCATGATCGAGACGGTCTACCTGGTCCAGGAAGGGTATTGGAACCTTGTCTTCGCCGTGGAGAGCTTCAAGGTCAAGGAAAAGTCGCTCCAGCTCGGGAAAGACCTGTTGGCCAAGAACCGCAAGGAAGTCGAGTTCGGCCAATTGGCCCCGCTGGAGATCCTCAACGCCGAGGCCGCGGTGGCCCAGCGCGAGGCCGATCTGATCCAGGCCGAATTCCTGATCACCCGTAGCGAAGAGGTTCTCAAGTCCATGCTCAACCTGGCGGTCGAGGGCGGCGGGCAGAAATTCCGGCTCGTCCCGACCGACCGTCCCGCCGCCGCCGCCGAGGCCAAGCCCTCCTTGGACTCGGCCCTGGCCGCGGCTCGGGAAAAGCGGCCCGACCTGGCCATCTTGCGCAAGACGATCGAGACCAAGGAGCTGGCCATGGCCGTGGCCCGCAACCAGATGCTGCCCGGCCTGGACCTGACCCTGTCCTACTGGAGCCCCGGCATCTCGGGCGATCGGCTGCTCTATGACGGCAACGATTTCTTCGGCGGCACGGTCATCGGCAAGGTACCGGGCCAAGCCTCC harbors:
- a CDS encoding PDZ domain-containing protein, which gives rise to MKNKKLIMGALIITWAALSAAAAETRLLRYPDIHKDQIAFCYGGDIYTASVNGQNVRRLTSLPGEELLPKFSPDGEQIAFTAEFEGNKEIYVMSAHGGKPRRLTFHPADEYVVDWHPDGTHILFRSNGSSFSYRFNRLHSVPVQGGLPAVLEPAEADLSSYNDQGDQIAFCRTSLETLPWKRYRGGAGPSIWTFDFKTHKSELVVDDASINHHPLWIGDAIYFVSDRGEAKEQNLWAYDCRSRAVRQLTFYKDWGVKWPSRGGGKIIYENEGRLCVYDVKTGRISAIRIEIGLPDGFLTPTVKNVQDKISSVALSPDGKKVIVGARGELFGLDPEKKITRNLTETPGVNERAAVWSPDGRSYAYISDRSGEEQIYVQSEEGGGPPVQVSRCEPSKLGGLNWSPNGNKIGYSDKRAAFYVIDLETRETRKIFFNEYFASERYVAAAWSPDSRWLAYEVGNPNWCSSIFLYSFDADRAFRVTDESSSAYNPRFDPDGRYLFWIADCAVEVADSYGDEDHHMLNPSKIVVATLQRDRLSPFSPGGGGVPGPGSPAAFPIRIDVDGLGQRITTLPVANSNYRDLTARSGRLIYRSEPDGGEPAVKIFDLAGPKESTLLNAGYAVYPAARADKLLYSGSGRVGLLDIRADQKAGDGLIDLSGLRMTVDYRQEWRQMFTDAWRIQRDFFFDEKLRGVDWEAMKRKYEVFLPDVASRRDLNSLIEDMFAELGQSHVEINGGEGPSLPVHKNGLLGIDLEFDRAHRLYRITRIYRGRNWDADRVSPLTLPGLNIKSGDYLLAIDGTPLEERVNPDSLLVDKAGENTVLTIHDKPVWAGARTMTVKPASYSARQGDLLRYNDWVLSNMDAVNRASGGKIGYLHIPDTYYPGIEAFFRYFYAQIHKEGLIVDIRFNSGGYSPYWMIERLNRSMIYYSRMPYGKAPIKEPGPGFFGLKVCLINEWAESGGENFASIFRLLKSGPLVGRRTAGNLASARDYALMDRGVVTYPAEGKKTVRGEDFVENAGVSPDIKVANRPEDFVRGIDRQLERGVQELLKQLAKTGKDH
- a CDS encoding HAD-IA family hydrolase; translated protein: MSSLQIAEPVVSVPVRASVRPTLIFDFDGTLADTLSAIVGMVNEHADEFHFKPLDENDVEEMRGQSNMEIIRRFGIPLIKVPGLLLRSQKELHRRMNEIDLFPGIRELILCLKAEGFGLGILTSNSKENVQKLLRERDLDVFDFIHSESNLFGKNRALHHLMKLHSLKREEVVYVGDEARDIEACRRIPVAVIAVSWGFHRRDLLLGRDPDYLVDTPDEIRSIVLG
- a CDS encoding glycosyltransferase family 2 protein, whose product is MPSKRDRKVIVIMPAYNAEKTLPRTLNDIPMDWVDEIILVDDHSRDGTVALARDLGLEVFVHPANRGYGGNQKTCYTEALNRGGEIMVMIHPDHQYDPTVIPQMIQPILEGRCDAVFGSRMLGGRPLEGGMPKWKYLANIFLTAVENATFYMYLTEYHSGLRAYSRRYLETVKFMANSDDFVFDSEIIAQGVLHGMRIREIPIETRYFEEASQIGMGRSIVYGLSILKTLLKFKLHKKGILKFAIFN
- a CDS encoding radical SAM protein yields the protein MDESTHKVKPTEIGYNPAVDAPRTVFLELTSHCNMHCEFCPSDILRREKGTLAASVADRFLDQLHALDMRPPILLNVLGEPLLNKAVFPLLDRLERDGHLVTLITNMTLLTDPQVRRELLRHSNLTLALSLQTATSEAYRMRGYPRMPFDEFFGLVFEVIEDKFRLASGTRLEIHIASSYVVAHDPTIQSDIPLRLWPNFADEKAERRWIRKTLRRLEAFGRRMRRTYPEAYAGEKSRIESLYKDQIGTKIAVSRKALPADFHRLKDEVFWGYMVMPHTLLVFKSFELWTRDEAFLRRALPPGTVFYVEENPGPWACPMTESFGLLADGTYVLCCLDYEGEMHLGGIASTPIADFLGGERRAALRADAMIEPVCRRCKGNLFVFDAAPLLGTEQKVDKLGRGWWPHESALHGRGGSWTKGEAWAYALARIPAKALRLRFLSTFPDDTAFKLEIRTYDEQAIAFGLGPVFEFRGRKGLAVEFRAAFDFQPGRLYRIDLLSPTFAPGVGDPRRLGLAVYEISLLA